Proteins from one Blattabacterium sp. (Blattella germanica) str. Bge genomic window:
- the rplA gene encoding 50S ribosomal protein L1, producing MSRKLTKNRKKILEKISNKKYSLEEAVLLIKEVTFVKFDASIDISVHLGIDVRLPNQMVRGTVKLPHGTGKNVCILALVDKEKESESKEAGADYVGLDYIEKIKSGWTNVDIIVATPSIMNQLGTIGKILGPKGLMPNPKMDTVSKNPGKSIKEIKSGRISFKADRYGIVHASIGRVSFSNQYLLNNIKEFMMTIIRNKPSTSKGVYIKSIHLSATMSNSIPLDSKSFLNT from the coding sequence ATGTCAAGAAAACTAACCAAAAACAGAAAAAAAATTTTAGAAAAAATTTCTAATAAAAAATATTCTTTGGAAGAAGCTGTTCTTCTTATCAAGGAAGTAACCTTTGTGAAGTTTGATGCCTCTATTGACATTTCTGTGCATCTTGGAATTGATGTTCGTTTACCCAATCAAATGGTTAGAGGAACGGTTAAATTACCTCATGGAACAGGAAAAAATGTTTGTATTTTAGCTTTAGTAGATAAAGAAAAGGAATCAGAATCTAAAGAAGCTGGTGCTGATTATGTTGGATTAGATTATATTGAAAAAATTAAATCTGGATGGACAAATGTTGATATTATTGTTGCTACTCCTTCTATTATGAATCAGTTAGGAACTATAGGAAAAATATTAGGACCCAAAGGCTTGATGCCAAATCCTAAAATGGATACTGTTTCTAAAAATCCAGGTAAGTCTATCAAAGAGATTAAATCTGGGAGAATTTCTTTTAAAGCAGATCGTTATGGAATTGTTCATGCTTCAATAGGAAGAGTTTCTTTTTCAAATCAATATTTACTGAATAACATAAAAGAATTTATGATGACAATTATTCGAAACAAACCTTCTACTTCCAAAGGTGTTTATATTAAGAGTATTCATTTATCTGCCACTATGAGCAATAGTATTCCATTG